The following proteins come from a genomic window of Gemmatimonadota bacterium:
- a CDS encoding XdhC/CoxI family protein: MHECHEKTLEYLRDGKSFVVATIIRSSGSTPRKIGTRMLVRPGGKIDFTLGGGPFEALAIEDAKQALADGESRIRRYRFLPVGEDATGMTCGGEVEVFLEVHGPPDRLVIYGGGHLAVPIAQLARDTGFRIVVVDDREEFANEKRFHFVDEVVLADGGYAALDFPVEEGDFLVVVTRCHQTDEACLRNILHDDRTPAFVGVVASRRKAKELRKTLLAEGVPADALEAVRSPVGLDIGAETPSEIAVSIVAEMLAVRAGRGGESMSPPAESCAVVERVARTLR; this comes from the coding sequence ATGCACGAGTGTCACGAGAAAACCCTCGAGTACCTGCGCGACGGAAAGAGCTTCGTCGTGGCCACCATCATTCGGTCCAGCGGCTCCACTCCCCGGAAGATCGGAACCCGGATGCTGGTGCGCCCTGGGGGGAAAATCGACTTCACGCTGGGCGGCGGTCCGTTTGAGGCGCTGGCCATCGAGGACGCGAAGCAAGCGCTGGCTGACGGAGAGTCCCGGATTCGCCGATACCGTTTTCTTCCGGTGGGCGAGGATGCGACAGGCATGACCTGCGGTGGAGAGGTGGAGGTGTTTCTGGAGGTCCACGGTCCGCCCGATCGCCTGGTGATCTACGGGGGCGGACACCTGGCCGTGCCGATCGCGCAGCTGGCACGGGACACCGGATTCCGGATCGTGGTGGTGGATGACCGCGAGGAGTTTGCGAACGAGAAGCGTTTTCACTTCGTGGACGAGGTCGTGCTGGCCGATGGGGGGTACGCGGCGCTCGACTTCCCGGTGGAGGAGGGTGATTTCCTCGTCGTGGTCACACGCTGCCATCAGACCGATGAAGCCTGCCTGCGGAACATCCTGCATGACGATCGGACTCCGGCATTCGTGGGGGTCGTGGCTTCGCGGAGGAAGGCGAAGGAACTGCGGAAGACATTGCTCGCCGAGGGAGTCCCGGCCGATGCGCTGGAGGCGGTACGGTCTCCGGTCGGGCTGGACATCGGGGCCGAGACGCCCTCGGAGATTGCCGTGTCGATCGTGGCCGAAATGCTGGCCGTCCGCGCGGGGCGTGGCGGCGAATCGATGTCGCCGCCGGCGGAGTCGTGCGCGGTGGTGGAGCGCGTGGCAAGAACGCTCCGCTAA
- the nifJ gene encoding pyruvate:ferredoxin (flavodoxin) oxidoreductase produces MSRRKLVTIDGNEATASVAHRINEVISIYPITPSSPMGELSDEWSALGRKNIWGIVPEVIEMQSEGGASGTVHGSLQAGALTTTFTSSQGLLLMLPNMYKIAGELTSAVFHIAARTIATHALSIFGDHSDIYGARQTGFAMLAAGSVQEAHDFACIAQAASLRSRIPFLHFFDGFRTSHETAKIEELTDEDLATMIPNELVQAHRDRALSPDHPVLRGTAQNPDAFFQAREAINSFYAACPGLVEETMRDFASLTGRAYSLCDYVGHPDAERVVVLMGSGAETAHELVNWMTERGERVGVLKVRLYRPFPAEQILAALPASTKSVAVLDRAKEPGATGEPLYVDLVTALAQARAEGNSPFESDPVLVGGRYGLSSKEFDPAMVHAVFENLAADSPRNHFTVGIVDDVTHTSLPVDDDFDIEPDDVFRGVFFGLGSDGTVGANKNSIKIIGEGTDNHAQGYFVYDSKKAGAVTISHLRFGPRPIRSSYLIRSAQFVACHQSVFMESQDMLEYAQPGAVFLLNTPHPPDKIWDELPREAQESILEKKLRFHCIDAYTVARDSGMGRRINTIMQTCFFAISGVLPRDEAIDRIKDAIRTTYGKKGDQVVQLNFDAVDRTLEHLHEAVVPESVTATRTRPPIVSSDAPDFVQRVTALMIAGKGDLLPVSAFPVDGTWPLSTTKWEKRNIGREIPTWDEDLCIQCNKCAMVCPHAAIRAKVFDPAHLDGAPETFLSVDYKTPDFQGFRYTIQVAPEDCTGCTLCSRVCPAKDKENPEHRALDMVPQAPLVAAEGENFDFFMEIPDPDRTKVQPGVKGAQFLRPLFEFSGACVGCGETPYVKLLTQLFGDRCLIANATGCSSIYGGNLPTTPFTTDADGRGPAWSNSLFEDNAEFGLGFRLAVDKTRDLARELLGQMEAELGGRLVGELLSADSSDEAALQAQRALVDEARRKLDTLDSAEGNRLRPLLDYLVPKSVWIVGGDGWAYDIGYGGLDHVLGVHRDVNVLVLDTEVYSNTGGQASKATPLGATAKFAMSGKSIPKKDLAQMAMAYGHVYVAQIAYGAKDTQTVKAFLEAESYPGPSVIIANSPCIAHGYGLEDSLDHMEAAVKSGFWPLFRFDPRRIALGKNPLIMDSKKPSISFEEYAMTETRFRTLLQSNPERSAELIASGQREINAKFDLYQQLARIRYDAAGSAEDAGQG; encoded by the coding sequence ATGAGTCGGCGAAAACTGGTCACGATCGACGGGAACGAAGCGACCGCATCGGTCGCCCACAGGATCAACGAAGTCATCTCCATCTACCCCATCACCCCGTCTTCCCCCATGGGGGAACTCTCCGATGAGTGGTCCGCACTCGGGCGGAAGAACATCTGGGGGATCGTGCCGGAAGTGATCGAGATGCAGTCGGAAGGCGGTGCGTCAGGCACGGTGCACGGGTCGCTCCAGGCCGGAGCCCTCACCACGACCTTCACCTCTTCGCAGGGTCTCCTGCTCATGCTCCCGAATATGTACAAGATCGCCGGAGAGCTTACTTCGGCCGTCTTCCATATTGCCGCGCGAACCATTGCCACGCATGCGCTGTCCATCTTCGGAGACCACTCCGACATCTACGGCGCACGCCAGACCGGGTTCGCCATGCTGGCCGCCGGCTCCGTTCAGGAAGCGCACGATTTCGCGTGCATCGCCCAGGCCGCCTCGCTCCGCTCGCGCATTCCCTTCCTGCACTTCTTCGACGGATTCCGAACCTCTCACGAGACCGCCAAGATCGAGGAACTCACCGACGAAGACCTGGCCACGATGATCCCGAACGAACTGGTCCAGGCTCACCGGGACCGGGCACTGTCCCCGGACCATCCAGTGCTGCGGGGGACCGCTCAAAACCCGGACGCCTTCTTCCAGGCGCGCGAGGCCATCAACTCCTTCTACGCCGCCTGCCCCGGCCTTGTGGAAGAGACCATGCGGGACTTCGCCTCTCTTACGGGGCGAGCATACAGCCTCTGCGACTATGTCGGGCACCCGGATGCGGAGCGGGTGGTCGTCCTCATGGGGTCCGGCGCAGAGACGGCCCACGAACTCGTGAACTGGATGACGGAGAGGGGCGAGCGTGTCGGCGTTCTGAAGGTTCGCCTCTATCGCCCCTTCCCCGCCGAGCAGATTCTGGCCGCTCTCCCCGCGTCCACGAAGTCCGTGGCCGTTCTGGATCGGGCGAAGGAACCCGGGGCCACCGGCGAACCGCTCTATGTGGATCTCGTCACCGCGCTTGCGCAGGCCCGCGCCGAAGGAAACTCTCCCTTTGAATCGGATCCCGTCCTGGTCGGCGGACGCTACGGCCTGTCGTCCAAGGAGTTCGATCCCGCAATGGTGCACGCGGTCTTCGAAAACCTCGCGGCGGATTCCCCGCGCAATCACTTCACCGTCGGCATCGTGGACGATGTGACCCACACTTCGCTCCCGGTCGATGATGACTTCGATATCGAGCCGGACGATGTCTTCCGCGGAGTCTTCTTCGGACTGGGTTCCGACGGAACGGTCGGCGCCAACAAGAACTCCATCAAGATCATCGGGGAAGGGACGGACAACCACGCGCAGGGCTACTTCGTCTACGATTCCAAGAAGGCGGGTGCCGTCACCATTTCCCATTTGCGCTTCGGCCCGCGCCCGATCCGTTCCTCCTATCTGATTCGCTCCGCACAGTTTGTCGCATGCCACCAGTCTGTCTTTATGGAATCCCAGGACATGCTGGAATACGCGCAGCCGGGCGCCGTCTTCCTTCTGAATACGCCCCACCCCCCCGACAAGATCTGGGATGAACTCCCTCGGGAAGCCCAGGAGTCCATTCTGGAGAAGAAGCTGCGCTTCCACTGCATCGATGCCTACACGGTGGCCCGGGACTCGGGAATGGGTCGGCGGATCAACACCATCATGCAGACATGCTTCTTCGCCATCTCCGGGGTACTCCCCCGCGATGAGGCCATCGACCGCATCAAGGATGCCATCCGCACGACCTATGGCAAGAAGGGCGACCAGGTCGTTCAGTTGAACTTCGATGCGGTGGACCGCACGCTGGAACACCTCCACGAGGCCGTCGTTCCGGAGAGCGTCACGGCCACGAGGACCCGCCCGCCCATCGTCTCCTCCGACGCGCCGGACTTCGTGCAGCGCGTCACCGCGCTGATGATCGCGGGCAAGGGTGACCTCCTTCCGGTCAGCGCCTTCCCTGTCGACGGAACCTGGCCGCTGAGCACCACGAAGTGGGAGAAGCGGAACATCGGCCGGGAGATCCCCACCTGGGATGAGGACCTCTGTATTCAGTGCAACAAGTGCGCCATGGTCTGCCCGCACGCCGCCATTCGCGCCAAGGTCTTTGATCCCGCCCACCTCGACGGCGCTCCGGAGACATTTCTTTCGGTAGACTACAAGACGCCGGACTTCCAGGGCTTCCGCTATACCATTCAAGTGGCACCTGAAGACTGCACCGGGTGTACGCTCTGCTCGCGGGTCTGCCCGGCCAAGGACAAGGAGAACCCGGAACACCGCGCACTGGACATGGTGCCCCAAGCGCCGCTGGTGGCCGCTGAGGGAGAGAACTTCGACTTCTTCATGGAGATTCCGGATCCGGACCGCACGAAGGTCCAGCCCGGCGTCAAGGGTGCCCAGTTCCTCCGCCCGCTTTTCGAGTTCTCAGGCGCGTGCGTGGGGTGCGGGGAGACGCCGTACGTCAAGCTGCTCACCCAGCTCTTCGGCGACCGCTGTCTCATCGCGAACGCCACGGGTTGCTCTTCCATTTACGGCGGAAACCTCCCGACCACGCCGTTCACCACCGACGCCGATGGGCGCGGGCCGGCCTGGTCCAACTCGCTCTTCGAGGACAACGCGGAGTTCGGACTCGGGTTCCGCCTTGCGGTGGACAAGACCCGAGATCTTGCACGCGAGCTCCTCGGCCAGATGGAGGCCGAACTCGGCGGCCGACTTGTCGGCGAACTCCTCTCGGCGGATTCTTCGGACGAAGCGGCGCTTCAGGCGCAGCGGGCCCTTGTGGACGAAGCCCGCCGCAAGCTGGATACGCTGGACAGCGCCGAAGGAAACCGCCTCCGCCCGCTTCTCGACTATCTGGTGCCCAAGTCCGTGTGGATCGTCGGCGGAGACGGGTGGGCGTATGACATCGGATACGGTGGGTTGGACCATGTTCTCGGCGTCCACAGAGATGTGAATGTGCTCGTACTGGACACCGAGGTGTACTCCAACACCGGAGGACAGGCCTCCAAGGCCACGCCGCTCGGCGCCACCGCCAAGTTCGCGATGAGCGGGAAGTCCATCCCGAAGAAGGACCTTGCGCAGATGGCGATGGCATACGGGCATGTCTATGTGGCGCAGATCGCCTATGGCGCCAAGGACACGCAAACGGTAAAGGCCTTCCTGGAGGCGGAGTCCTATCCCGGCCCGTCGGTGATCATTGCCAACAGCCCCTGCATTGCGCACGGGTACGGACTGGAGGACAGCCTCGACCACATGGAAGCCGCGGTAAAGTCCGGGTTCTGGCCGCTGTTCCGCTTCGATCCGAGGCGCATCGCGTTGGGCAAGAACCCTCTCATCATGGACTCAAAGAAGCCGTCCATCTCTTTCGAGGAATACGCCATGACGGAGACGCGCTTCCGTACGCTGCTGCAGTCCAATCCGGAGAGGTCGGCGGAGCTG
- a CDS encoding S8 family serine peptidase codes for MTHCSRLLSRPALAAGVLLLAAVLPVRPADAGLRSRSLHKSSELVEPRLAVRAASVLVERGKDARLHVIVEASSAAGRRAGESGLRLLRPIDGDLWLASLPAAQLARSEAPAEARAVWELRREDRCAPGLLLEPPVSDPEDPWGRSALRVKVFADANASSVRTRVREEDGVIRAEIPALGIVDIYLPADALDALLRVDAVRWVEPAPPLPVPANNGVRADARVAPVHAAGYSGAGVLVGMWDGGVPETTHVDFGGRIITGESGAAVMQHSTHVAGTLVGDGSNSQAEGGGGLQWMGMAPEASLVAFTYDSVLVELDPAIALLEIDVSNNSWVYPVSPGNCGDYGDYSGEAPEFDAVVRGAFGRAIPMVFAAGNERDDGDCGLDTTGGYWSLPPPATAKNVITVGAHQSDAGTIAPFSSWGPVDDGRVKPDVTASGCQQSGDFGIKSTSMAGWGYSVLCGTSMAAPAVTGAIALLLEDWKARLPGAPLPSTFKALLAGFAQDRYLPGPDYRFGYGAIDIDLSMRELRTATTVEDSVDHGIADLWSFHIPSGLDTLALTLAWDDPPGAELAETTLVNDLDLELLGPSGTTYLPFVPDPAAPLSPAGTGQNRLDNMEQVRVLAPQPGAWSARVVGTSVPQGPQVYSLVGFDSASPADPALLTAFASSDTTVGLTWIRPGDTDRAGTLVVRAASAVAWTPVAGTSYTEGEEVVPGVVVVSAGDADHSSLPLSDGPLLPGTLYHYAAFSRDEIPNYSPGVSDTATTTSIAVSAPVPPTAPPAASFLVAGANPFRDGALFRMELPAPAVVSVRVYDAAGRLATVLLAGERTEGSHRVAWDGTLSGGRAAPAGVYFVRFVGGGVTRTEKIIRMR; via the coding sequence ATGACACACTGTTCTCGTCTTCTCTCGCGCCCGGCGCTGGCCGCTGGCGTTCTTCTTCTCGCGGCCGTGCTCCCCGTACGGCCCGCGGATGCGGGGTTGCGTTCCCGGTCGCTCCACAAATCCTCCGAACTGGTCGAGCCCCGGCTGGCTGTTCGGGCGGCATCCGTTCTTGTGGAACGGGGGAAAGACGCGCGTCTTCATGTCATCGTGGAGGCGTCGTCCGCGGCGGGCCGTAGGGCAGGCGAGTCGGGACTCCGGCTTCTTCGGCCCATTGACGGGGATCTGTGGCTCGCGTCCCTTCCCGCAGCGCAACTCGCGCGCAGTGAGGCCCCGGCAGAGGCGCGCGCGGTCTGGGAGCTGCGCAGGGAGGATCGCTGCGCGCCCGGACTTCTCCTCGAACCTCCGGTTTCGGACCCGGAGGATCCGTGGGGGCGCAGTGCGCTCCGGGTGAAGGTCTTCGCCGACGCGAACGCATCTTCGGTGCGCACGCGGGTGCGGGAAGAGGACGGCGTGATTCGGGCCGAGATCCCCGCGCTCGGGATTGTCGACATCTATCTTCCCGCGGACGCGCTGGACGCACTCCTTCGAGTGGATGCCGTGCGATGGGTGGAACCCGCGCCGCCTCTGCCCGTTCCCGCGAACAACGGCGTCCGGGCGGACGCGCGGGTGGCTCCGGTTCATGCGGCCGGGTACAGCGGGGCAGGGGTGCTGGTCGGGATGTGGGACGGGGGCGTCCCGGAGACGACGCATGTCGACTTTGGTGGGCGCATCATCACCGGCGAGTCGGGCGCCGCGGTCATGCAGCACTCCACGCATGTGGCCGGGACGCTCGTGGGGGACGGCTCGAACAGCCAGGCCGAAGGGGGCGGGGGGTTGCAGTGGATGGGCATGGCCCCGGAGGCCTCGCTGGTCGCATTCACCTACGACTCGGTTCTCGTGGAACTGGACCCGGCGATTGCACTCCTGGAGATCGATGTGTCGAACAACTCGTGGGTCTATCCGGTATCCCCGGGGAACTGCGGGGACTATGGCGACTACTCGGGAGAGGCGCCGGAGTTTGACGCTGTCGTGCGCGGCGCGTTTGGACGAGCGATCCCCATGGTCTTCGCCGCCGGAAACGAACGCGACGACGGCGACTGCGGCCTTGACACGACAGGGGGCTACTGGAGCCTGCCTCCTCCGGCGACCGCCAAGAATGTGATCACGGTGGGAGCGCACCAGTCCGACGCGGGGACCATAGCGCCGTTCTCTTCATGGGGACCGGTGGATGACGGGCGCGTAAAGCCGGATGTCACGGCCTCCGGGTGCCAGCAGTCCGGGGACTTCGGCATCAAGTCGACTTCGATGGCCGGGTGGGGATACTCCGTGCTCTGCGGAACGAGCATGGCCGCGCCGGCGGTCACGGGAGCCATTGCGCTCCTCCTGGAAGACTGGAAGGCGCGTCTTCCGGGGGCTCCGCTTCCCTCCACCTTCAAGGCGTTGCTGGCGGGGTTTGCGCAGGACCGATACCTCCCCGGGCCGGACTATCGGTTCGGGTACGGTGCGATCGACATCGACCTCAGTATGCGGGAACTGAGGACCGCGACGACGGTGGAAGATTCGGTCGACCACGGAATCGCCGACCTGTGGTCCTTCCACATCCCGTCGGGACTGGACACGCTGGCGCTGACCCTGGCGTGGGATGATCCCCCGGGTGCTGAACTCGCCGAGACGACGCTCGTGAACGATCTCGATCTGGAGCTGCTGGGTCCGTCCGGAACGACCTACCTGCCGTTCGTTCCGGACCCGGCGGCCCCTCTCTCTCCGGCGGGTACCGGGCAGAACCGTCTGGACAACATGGAGCAGGTTCGCGTGCTTGCTCCCCAACCCGGAGCATGGAGCGCTCGCGTTGTGGGAACTTCCGTCCCGCAGGGGCCGCAGGTGTATTCGCTGGTGGGATTCGACAGCGCGTCTCCGGCGGACCCGGCTTTGCTGACGGCGTTCGCGTCCAGCGACACCACCGTCGGGCTTACCTGGATTCGGCCCGGGGACACCGACCGTGCGGGGACTCTGGTGGTGCGCGCGGCCTCGGCTGTCGCATGGACCCCGGTAGCGGGAACGAGCTACACGGAAGGAGAGGAAGTCGTCCCCGGCGTCGTCGTGGTGTCAGCGGGGGATGCCGACCACTCCAGCCTGCCGCTCTCCGACGGCCCGCTTCTGCCGGGGACGCTCTACCACTACGCGGCCTTCTCCCGGGACGAGATCCCGAACTACTCCCCCGGAGTGTCCGACACCGCGACGACCACTTCGATCGCGGTCTCCGCGCCGGTGCCGCCGACCGCGCCTCCCGCCGCTTCGTTCCTGGTGGCCGGGGCGAATCCGTTTCGCGACGGTGCCCTCTTCCGCATGGAACTGCCCGCACCGGCGGTCGTGTCGGTACGGGTCTACGATGCCGCGGGGCGCCTCGCGACCGTCCTCCTCGCGGGCGAGCGCACGGAAGGCTCTCATCGGGTGGCATGGGACGGGACGCTTTCCGGAGGGCGGGCCGCTCCGGCGGGCGTTTACTTCGTGCGATTCGTCGGAGGGGGAGTGACGCGAACCGAGAAGATCATCCGCATGCGTTGA